The sequence GACGGATGAAAGTATATTTTGGTCTTAGCCAAAAGTTGGACGAGCCGACATCCTATTTTACATCCTATCGTCCTGAAATGGAAAATGAAATTCTCCCATTAGGTTGGTACGAAAACGGTATATCGTTCTACGGTAATTTCGCCAAAAACTTTTCCTATAGAGCATATATAGTTAGTGGTTTGGACGCTTCTGGTTTTTCTTCACGTGGCTGGATAAAGAACGGCTATCAGCAACGTTTTGAAATGTCCAACGCAGAATCCTTTGCTTTTGCAGGAACATTAGATTACCATTTCGGCACACACGACGACACTTTTATAGGTGTAGCCGGATATATAAATGACGCCTCCGCAAACCGCCCAAAAAATGATATGAGCCAAAGTGCGTATGTAACTATGGTTGAAGGTCACGTAAGTTATAACGAAAAAAACCTTCGCTTCAGCGCTGTTGCTTTATACGGTAATCTTGAAAATTCAGACATTGTTTCTCAAAAAAATGCAAACCTTTCAAACAATTTGGGAGTTAAGAGAACTCCCGTTGGTAAGAATGCTTTAGGCGTTTCCGTAGAAGCAGGTTACAACATTTTACCGTTGCTTATTGACAATTCAAAACAAATGCTTTATCCTTTTCTTCGCTATGATTATTATGATACTATGCAGGATGTTGAAGGTGCAATTGTGAAAAATCCACGTTGGCAACGAAGTGCAATTACTGGCGGTTTAAACTGGTTTGTACATCCACAAATAGTCGTTAAAGCACATTATTCTGACCGAAAGTTGGGCTCAGAAAATTATAATCCTTCATCCCTTCAGTTTACAGGTGAGAAGCAGCACGAAAAAACATTTTCAGCTGGTATTGGCTTTGTATTTTAAAACCTTTCAAACTAAATCAATAAATAAATTAACATGAAAAAATCACTTTTAGTTTTCACTTTAGCAACAATAGTAGCTTTTGGTTTCACGAGTTGTAGCGACAATGATCCGCCAGAGGAAACGCAACAAAACAATGATGTACTTTACAAAGATGTGCTAACGAATCTTTCTTTAAATGTTATCACAGAAACCTATAACGAACTTTACACCAACTCAGGTGCCTTGGAACAAGCTGCTAACGCAATGACAGTTGGCGATGAAGCTGCTTTGGAAAATGCAAAAAGCAAATGGCAAGACACACGTGCCCCTTGGGAAGAATCTGAAGGCTTTCTTTACGGTCCTGTAGATACACAAGGAATTGATCCTGCAATAGATTCTTGGCCAGTAGATGTGAATGCCATCAACAATGTATTAAACAGTGGTAACCCAATAACGCAAGCATTGCTAGAAAGCAACAATGAAGCTCGTGGTTTTCATACTTTGGAATATTTCTTCTGGGGCTTAAACGGCGACAAAACTGCTGCTCAACTTACAACTCGCGAGATTGAATACATAAAAGCAGCAGCTTCAGATTTACATTCAAAAACAGAACAGCTGTATTTTGGATGGTTGCCTTCAAACGGTAATTTTGCTGGAAACTTTATAAATGCTGGTGAAAACGGATCTGTTTATACTTCAAAAGTCAATGCACTTTCAGAGATTGCAGAAGGAATTATGATTATAGCAGATGAAGTTGCAAACGGTAAAATTGAAGAACCTTTAAACGGAAACAACGGCGGACCAAGACCTGAAGCTGAAGAATCACGTTTTAGCAATAATTCAAAACTGGATTTTGCGAACAACATTCGCAGTATAGAACATATTTATTTTGGAGACTTTAATGGTGTTCAGGGTAAAGGATTGAGTGATATTGTTAACGCTAAAAATACCACGCTTGATACAGAAATAAAATCGGCTATAACTGAAGCCGTTGCTGCAATTGAAGCTATTCCTGGAACTTTCACAGAAGCTATTTTTGAAAATCGCGCGGAAGTGGAATTTGCACAAACAAAAGTACTTGCTCTTTTAAATATGTTACAGTCACAACTTGTACCTTTTATTTCAACGTTGAATTAGCAAATAATCATAACGGGCTTCTGGATCTCTGAAAGCCCGTTTAATATTTTTTTGAAATGAAGCTTTCTTACATTGGATTATTATCTTTCGTTTTCCTATTTGCGTCCTGCGCCAAGGATACAGATCCTGAATATGAACCTTTGCCAAACTTACAAGAACGTTTAATGGCAGGTGGGGAAACTACGATTTTTTTAACCTCAAGTAATGCTTTCAGTTCACCAGCCGCCAATCTTTCTGGCTCCAAATTGGCCTTTCATTTGGATGGTGATTTTCAGTTTGAAACCGTTTTTGTAACCGCTCCAGCTCCCGTGAATAATGGTGTTGGGCCTATTTTCAACAATTCTTCTTGTGTAGGTTGTCACCCTAAAGACGGCCGCAGTGCTTTTCCTTCAGATATTAATAGTTTAAGTGGTTTCTTTTTAAGAACAAGTTTACCTGGCGTTGGCAATTATAACGCGCCAATTCACGTTCCGGGTTTTGGTGAACAAATACAAAATCAAGCTATTTTTGGTTTTGAACCAGAAGCTAAATTTAATGTTGTTTACACGCCAATCGTTGAAACTTTGGCAGATGGCACACAAGTATCGCTTCAGAAGCCAACCTACTCCTTAACAGATACGTACATTCCTTTTCCTGCAGAAGCGCAGCTTTCTCCACGTTTGGCATCACCCGTTTTTGGACTTGGTTTATTAGAAGCGATTCCAGAATATTATATTTTGAATAATGAAGATATAAACGATGCTGATGGTGATGGAATTTCAGGTAAAGCAAATTACGTTTTCGACAATGTTTCTGGACAAGTTCAATTAGGCCGTTTTGGTTGGAAAGCAAACACGGCAACCGTAATGGAGCAATGTGCTGGCGCTTATGTTGGCGATATGGGCGTAACAAACCCTGTTTTTCCTTTTGAAACCGGCTACGGACAAACCAACGGAGACGACGGACTTAACGATGACGCCGAGATTACGCAAGCATTATTGGACGAAATAACGTTTTACTGCCAAACCTTAGCTGTACCTGCGCCCAGAAATTTAGATGATGAAAGCGTACAACGAGGATCTGCACTTTTTGATCAAATTCAATGTGCTAAATGCCACATTCCTAAAATGATTTCTGGAGATTTTTCAGTTGCCGAAGTTGCTAACCAAACTTTCTATCCATACAGTGATATGCTTTTACACGATATGGGCGATGGCTTAGCAGACAACCGCTCTGATTTTCTTGCGGATGGAAAAGAATGGAGAACCAAACCACTATGGGGAATTGGATTGACAAAAGTTGTTAATGGCCACACCGATTTTCTTCACGATGGAAGGGCTAAAAATATTACCGAAGCTATTTTATGGCACGGTGGAGAAGCAGAAAATGCAAAAAATAAGTTCAAGAATCTTTCTACTTCTGAAAGAACAGATTTGCTGAAGTTTATAAATTCATTGTAATTACTTTCGAATTATTTTAGAATGTTTTTGGCGAACGAAAGGATTTGCTCAACAAACTTTTTATAAGCCACTTCTGAAGGATGCAAACCGTCTGAAGCTACCAAATCTGCATTTTCCAATCCTTTTTGAGTTATAGGCGTGATGTTTTCAAAACGCACTCCTTTTTCTTTTGAAATCTTTGCCGCGAAAGCGTCGTATTTTTTTAGTTCCGAAGTTATTTTTTCAGCTTTACCAGATTTTTGCCCAAAAGGTGTAAAAGCGTAATCTGGAATAGAAAGTACAATTACGTTTTCAGCTTTTCCTTTGGCAAAAGCGATAGCCATATCTAGCAGTTTGGGGAATTCTTCTTCGTAAAGCGAAAAAGGTTTTTCTTGGTATTGATTGTTAACGCCAATCAATAAAGTAACCAAATCATAGTCTTTTGAAGGATTTTCAGCAGCGATCGCCGAAAGTAAATCTGTAGTTGTCCAACCTGTTTTGGCAATTATTTTTACTGAAGTTTTTTCCTTTAAAACCTCGTTTAGGCTTTCCGTTAAATGTTTGGGATAGTTGCAATCACTACAAACGCTTTCGCCAATAGTGTAACTATCGCCGAGCGCTAAATATTTATTTGTAGTTTTTTCTGCAGAAGTATTCTTTTTTGAAACTCCACAAGAAATTTGGAAAAAGGCAAGTACTATCACTATTTTGAAATTCATCATTTTCAGTATTTGTTTTGTAATAATACGATAAAAACTACGCTTCAGTTTTATAATCAATCAATTTTTGTGGCCCTTCCAGCAAAACTCGAACTACTTTAAGCGTTCCGTCCTCTGTGGTAGAAATGTGCCATTTTATAAGTGAAATTTCACCTTTTTCAATCTCCATTCCTGTTATGCTTCGCGGGTGTACACAACTTCCATCATTAAAAAATGCAATGTCGCCAGGCTCGGGAAACCTTGGTCTGTGTGTATGCCCGATAATAGTAAAAAGATTTTTATTTTCCACAATCCAACGTTTGGTGCGACGTTCAACTTTAATGAGTTCTTTATAGTTTTTTGCAGGGATTGTAGGATCACTAATGCCAAAAACTTGTAGCTGCCGCCAAAGTACACGAACCATAAAACGATTGAATTTCCAACCTACATAATTCATCCAATCTGCTTGATGACCGTGCATCATGAAAATTTCTTGATTGGTGGTTTGGTGTGAAAGTATTAATCCTTCCGTGAATTCTATTCCAGGGAAAAGTGGCGCGTCCTTACCAGTAATTTTGTCAAAATAACTGAAGAGGTTTTTCTCAACATATTTTTTGTTTCTATAGACCATATCGTGATTTCCCATGAGCCTATAAAGTCTTCCTTCGTTGAAGAAAAGTTTCATCAAATCGAATACATTTTGATGTGCTTCAAAAATATCTTTAAAGAAAATGTTTTCCCAAAGTTCGTCGCCGTCTCCTAATTCACAATACGTAAAACCGTTTTTATAATAATCTTGAAGGGCGTGAAAATAGATGTTACGGTTATTTGCAAAGTCGTCCGCAAAACTATTATCGCCTCGATGGCAATCGCTGAAAATTATGAATTTTGAATCATCGTTGAATGTAATTCTGCGAGCTGTATTGTAAGCGCGATACATTCTGGATTTTGAGGACATTGCTGAATTATTTCCTTAAAGATACAATTAGAAATCTTTTGTCAAAATATACTTAGCAGTTTTAATAATCTAAGACAATAAACCAGACCGAAACCATACTATACGGTGTCATAAAAGTTGTGGAAAAAAGAAGATAATTATTGAAAATGCTAGAGTTCGAGTAGATTTCTATTTTATTTTTTACACATTTTAAGGCAAGAAATTTCATTTTTAATATCTCTATTTACTTTAAAACTCTTGAAAAGAAAAACAATCAACAGAATTAGAATTATCGCCCCCATAACGAGCGCCAAATACGATACTATCATAATAAGAATACCTTTTTTCTAGTGGTATTTCTTATTTACGTATTATTTATATTCTTGGTTTGGTAAAGACAAATTATAATTGAAAATTATCCGATACCTTCTATCTTTTGGATGATTTTCTTACGTGAACTATTTTTCTTTAGTCTGAGTATCAGGTGTAATGTTGTCTATATGGACTATAGTCCATTTGTCTTATTTGATAGTTGTGTTTTGACACAAAAATATAATAACAAACGAACTTTTTAAAAATAACAGGATCTATATAAATGAGAGAAACAAAAAACGGCCAACTTAAAAAGTTGGCCGTTCCAATGAGTTTAAATGTTAACCGAAAGCATTTAGGCCTGTGATATCTAGTCCCGTAATCAATAAATGTATGTCGTGGGTTCCTTCATAAGTAATTACACTTTCAAGATTCATAGAGTGGCGCATAATACTGTATTCGCCTGTGATGCCCATTCCTCCTAACATTTGTCGTGCTTCTCTTGCAATGTTGATCGCCATATCTACATTATTTCGTTTTGCCATAGAAATTTGGGCACTGGTTGCAGTTCCTGCATTTCGCATTACGCCAACACGCCAAGCTAGTAATTGTGCTTTGGTGATTTCAGTAATCATCTCCGCAAGTTTTTTCTGCTGAAGTTGAAATTGGCCAATTGGCTTTCCAAATTGCATTCTTTCTTTGGAATAACGAAGCGCAGTGTCATAACAATCCATTGCAGCGCCAATTGCACCCCAAGCAATTCCATAACGTGCAGAATCAAGGCAGCCAAGTGGTGCACCCAATCCTGATTTGTTTGGAAGTAAGTTTTCCTTCGGAACTTTAACGTTGTCAAAAATAAGTTCGCCAGTTGCAGAAGCACGTAACGACCATTTATTGTGTGTTTCAGGTGTTGAGAAGCCTTCCATACCACGTTCTACTATTAATCCGTGAATTCTTCCTTCTTCATTTTTTGCCCAAACTACGGCAACCTGAGCGAAAGGAGCGTTACTGATCCACATTTTAGCACCATTCAAAAGATAGTGGTCGCCTTTATCTTTAAAGTTGGTGGTCATTCCGCCAGGATTACTTCCGTGGTCAGGTTCCGTAAGTCCGAAACAGCCCATCCATTCGCCCGAAGCTAGTTTTGGAAGGTATTTTTTGCGTTGTTCTTCGTTTCCATATTTCCAAATTGGATACATTACTAATGAAGACTGTACGGAAGCCGTGCTACGAACACCGCTATCGCCACGTTCAATTTCCTGCATTATTAAGCCGTAAGAAATTTGGTCAAGACCAGCGCCGCCGTATTCTTCGGGAATGTATGGTCCAAATGCGCCAATCTCGGCAAGACCTTTAATGATTTGGCTTGGAAATTCTGCCTTTTGGGCATATTCTTCTATTATGGGCGATACGTCGCGCTTCACCCAATCGCGGGCAGCTTGGCGTACTAATTTGTGTTCTTCGGAAAGTAATTCGTCAAGATTGTAGTAATCTGGAGCTTCGAATAAATCTGGTTTCATCTATAAATAATTTTAAGGAATACAAATGTATATAGCAGTTGTCAAATAGACTAAGCTTTTTAATCAAAACATCCTATGAAATGAATTTTCATAGGATGTTTAATATGGTTTTTGGAAAAGCTACTTGAAAATTAATTTGCTTTTTTTAATTTACTTTTTAGCAAGTCAATCTCTTGTTGCAGTTTTAAAGTTTGTTCTTTTTTGATATTGAGTTCATCCCTTAAAAATAGGTTCATTTCTTTAAACTCATCAATGGCTTTGTCGGCAAAATAGTATATTGCAGAAACACCACCTTGTTGTTGGTCATTGTGCTGTGCGCTCGCAATGGTATCTAAAATTTCTTCTATTGGGACATTGAAAAATTCGGTAAGTAAATCGCGTTCATCATTTGTAAACAATGCAAAACCAGATTCCTTACGTTGATACTGTGGTTGCGATATAGAAAGCATTCGTCCCATCTCTTCTTGAGAAACCCTTTTTTCTTCTCTTAGTTTACGTAGTTTAATATGCATATTTTATGATTTAGGGGGAGCTAAATACCGTTCAAATATATAAAAAATCGGGTAAAATACACTATTATTATTATTATTCATTTATTATGACTTATGCGAATAACAAGCATAGTATTGATTATCATTTTGTTACAAAATGAAAGAACAGGAATTTCATGATTTTTCAATTTTCGATTTGGAGTGTTTGTAAAAGCTATTGTTTTATGATTTAACTTTACCTTGTGTTTTAATACATATATTATGTTAAAAACATACTAATCAACTAAAATTAAAGCCAGATCAAAGAATAAACCATCTTAAAAAGAGAAAGCCCTTACAAGGTAAGAGCTCTCGCAGCCTCGCAAAAACTAATTATAAAAATTAGAATGTAACAAAGCGTTCACAAAATCAAAGTTACAATTTAATATTAAAACACAGTTGGTTTTTGTCTTAAAAATCGCGGTAACCGAAAAGCGTATAGAGTAGGTGTTTTAAATATTAAATATTATAGTTATGAAAAACTTATCACGTATTTCAACAATTTTGATTTTCAGTCTAATAATGACGATATCACTTGCAAGCTATGCTAATGTAATTCCTTATTCCAATTATAATATTGAAAATAAGGTTGGAGAAAGCAGCGACATTAGTATCGAATTTATGAATAATAATTTCGAAACCACTAAACTGCCTTGGTGGCTAGTGATTATATCTGTTGAATTTGGAATGAATGTTCCTAATTGTTCTTGCTGTTATAATGGAATATGCAGAATTGGTAAAACCAGTGGAAATGTAACTTTTGATACTGAAGCCCAATTGGCAAAGTATTTAAATGATACTGGAAATACTTTACTGGCTGTAAATGATAAAAATGAAGTTTATATTTTTATTGGCTCAAATGACAAATCTAAAGAGTTTAAAGATGGCTTTTCACTGGATTATTTACCTATTATTGATGATTCTGTAATAAATGAATTAAAAGCTAAAGGCATTACATTTAACAATTTAAAAAAGCAGCAAAAATATACGCCGACTATCGCCGCAGCCGGTTATAAAATGTTGAGGATTAAGTAGGACTGGAAAGAGACCGCTATAAATTAGCGGTCTCTTTTTTAAATTGAAGAAGTATTTTAAACATCTAATATTATGAGAAAATTTTTAGTATTTTTTGGTTTTTCAATTTTCATAATTATAGTTCTAATTTTAATTGGTGGTGTGTTTCTAGTTAATCGTGAAGATAAAAATTATAAAAGTTTTCATCAATATACTGATGCAAAGACTCTTTCGAAGAAAATTCACGACGAAGGTAAAAATGCAATTGTTATTATAACCAGTCCTTCCTGTTCAGGAGTGCCCGAATTTATGCCAAAAATTGAAAAACAGCAGGAATATTTGAACGAAGAGAATATAAAAATCTATTATGTAATAGATATGTTAAATAGAGATACTCGTGATTCATTGTTAACAACAGTAATAAAAAAATATAATATTAATTATGTTCCTTTAGTTATTGATCCAACCAAGCATCCATCTGGAAACTTATTTGATGCCTCTAATAAATACGATACATTCTTAACACAATTGTGTGGTATATGTAATGATGGTTCCTTGGGTTATCCCCTATATGTTTATTATAAAAGAGGAGAGTATATAGGTAAATCTTATTACCTAAACGATTCGATTTTATCGACTTTAAATTAATTTTCTAACATTAATTTATTAAAAATTATGAAACCAAAAATATATTCCATATTGGTTATGGCACTGCTTTGTTCATATTTTACAGCCCATTCCCAATCAAAAGCACCAATAGGTTTCGATATACGTGGCAGGGACTGCGCTGGCGGGGGCGGGCTTTGCAGTGTTAATAAAACCAGTAGCCCCAACAACGATATTGACATACAAAAATTGAATAAAAACACGTTTGTTTTGAACATCCTGCGTGCTTCATTAACACTAGACGAAGAAATAAGTGTTGCGGGCAATTACTTTTCTAGTTTTCAAGCCATTCTGCCAAAAATATTTATACAAGATGGTGATTTACAGTTTAATAATGATGTTTTAGAGGTGATTGGAATTGATCCAAAATACAACCTACTTAAAACTGGAAATTACCCAATGCAAATAAAAGAAGATGAAGTTATAATAACCCTTACGCTCACAGAGCGTAGCAAAAAATAAAGCCATGAAACTAAAAATTGTCTTTATAATATTCCTATGCTTTCATAAGGGTTTTTGTGCAATTAAATCAGAAGCAGACCCCAACAAAGTTGTGGATGAAATGCTTTTTGAGATAAATGTGTTGCAACAAGAGTATTCCGTAAAAAGAGAAGTGATTTTCCTGCAATTGCAACAGACAAGTATTTCGTTAAATTATGCGAAGACTATAGAAGAGAAAATAGATTTATTAATAGCAAAAGATGCATTAAATATGCAATTACAACTATTGAAAAATCTTGAATCACGTG comes from Aequorivita sublithincola DSM 14238 and encodes:
- a CDS encoding acyl-CoA dehydrogenase family protein, producing MKPDLFEAPDYYNLDELLSEEHKLVRQAARDWVKRDVSPIIEEYAQKAEFPSQIIKGLAEIGAFGPYIPEEYGGAGLDQISYGLIMQEIERGDSGVRSTASVQSSLVMYPIWKYGNEEQRKKYLPKLASGEWMGCFGLTEPDHGSNPGGMTTNFKDKGDHYLLNGAKMWISNAPFAQVAVVWAKNEEGRIHGLIVERGMEGFSTPETHNKWSLRASATGELIFDNVKVPKENLLPNKSGLGAPLGCLDSARYGIAWGAIGAAMDCYDTALRYSKERMQFGKPIGQFQLQQKKLAEMITEITKAQLLAWRVGVMRNAGTATSAQISMAKRNNVDMAINIAREARQMLGGMGITGEYSIMRHSMNLESVITYEGTHDIHLLITGLDITGLNAFG
- a CDS encoding imelysin family protein → MKKSLLVFTLATIVAFGFTSCSDNDPPEETQQNNDVLYKDVLTNLSLNVITETYNELYTNSGALEQAANAMTVGDEAALENAKSKWQDTRAPWEESEGFLYGPVDTQGIDPAIDSWPVDVNAINNVLNSGNPITQALLESNNEARGFHTLEYFFWGLNGDKTAAQLTTREIEYIKAAASDLHSKTEQLYFGWLPSNGNFAGNFINAGENGSVYTSKVNALSEIAEGIMIIADEVANGKIEEPLNGNNGGPRPEAEESRFSNNSKLDFANNIRSIEHIYFGDFNGVQGKGLSDIVNAKNTTLDTEIKSAITEAVAAIEAIPGTFTEAIFENRAEVEFAQTKVLALLNMLQSQLVPFISTLN
- a CDS encoding metallophosphoesterase, with the protein product MSSKSRMYRAYNTARRITFNDDSKFIIFSDCHRGDNSFADDFANNRNIYFHALQDYYKNGFTYCELGDGDELWENIFFKDIFEAHQNVFDLMKLFFNEGRLYRLMGNHDMVYRNKKYVEKNLFSYFDKITGKDAPLFPGIEFTEGLILSHQTTNQEIFMMHGHQADWMNYVGWKFNRFMVRVLWRQLQVFGISDPTIPAKNYKELIKVERRTKRWIVENKNLFTIIGHTHRPRFPEPGDIAFFNDGSCVHPRSITGMEIEKGEISLIKWHISTTEDGTLKVVRVLLEGPQKLIDYKTEA
- a CDS encoding porin; amino-acid sequence: MKGLLLLLTLMIGGSIFSQTVLDSVSVTQLKKEIKQELREELKADSSLQKAPVFSFKNFSLKGYGAVNYYNFDFDTDPTLKNKIDVERLNLYLGYSFSEKISLKSEIEFEHGGTGASIGYDTQEEFGEFDQEIEKGGSVKLEQLYVDFKIAPYFNIRAGRMKVYFGLSQKLDEPTSYFTSYRPEMENEILPLGWYENGISFYGNFAKNFSYRAYIVSGLDASGFSSRGWIKNGYQQRFEMSNAESFAFAGTLDYHFGTHDDTFIGVAGYINDASANRPKNDMSQSAYVTMVEGHVSYNEKNLRFSAVALYGNLENSDIVSQKNANLSNNLGVKRTPVGKNALGVSVEAGYNILPLLIDNSKQMLYPFLRYDYYDTMQDVEGAIVKNPRWQRSAITGGLNWFVHPQIVVKAHYSDRKLGSENYNPSSLQFTGEKQHEKTFSAGIGFVF
- a CDS encoding SGNH/GDSL hydrolase family protein encodes the protein MMNFKIVIVLAFFQISCGVSKKNTSAEKTTNKYLALGDSYTIGESVCSDCNYPKHLTESLNEVLKEKTSVKIIAKTGWTTTDLLSAIAAENPSKDYDLVTLLIGVNNQYQEKPFSLYEEEFPKLLDMAIAFAKGKAENVIVLSIPDYAFTPFGQKSGKAEKITSELKKYDAFAAKISKEKGVRFENITPITQKGLENADLVASDGLHPSEVAYKKFVEQILSFAKNILK
- a CDS encoding di-heme oxidoredictase family protein, which translates into the protein MKLSYIGLLSFVFLFASCAKDTDPEYEPLPNLQERLMAGGETTIFLTSSNAFSSPAANLSGSKLAFHLDGDFQFETVFVTAPAPVNNGVGPIFNNSSCVGCHPKDGRSAFPSDINSLSGFFLRTSLPGVGNYNAPIHVPGFGEQIQNQAIFGFEPEAKFNVVYTPIVETLADGTQVSLQKPTYSLTDTYIPFPAEAQLSPRLASPVFGLGLLEAIPEYYILNNEDINDADGDGISGKANYVFDNVSGQVQLGRFGWKANTATVMEQCAGAYVGDMGVTNPVFPFETGYGQTNGDDGLNDDAEITQALLDEITFYCQTLAVPAPRNLDDESVQRGSALFDQIQCAKCHIPKMISGDFSVAEVANQTFYPYSDMLLHDMGDGLADNRSDFLADGKEWRTKPLWGIGLTKVVNGHTDFLHDGRAKNITEAILWHGGEAENAKNKFKNLSTSERTDLLKFINSL
- a CDS encoding helix-turn-helix transcriptional regulator translates to MHIKLRKLREEKRVSQEEMGRMLSISQPQYQRKESGFALFTNDERDLLTEFFNVPIEEILDTIASAQHNDQQQGGVSAIYYFADKAIDEFKEMNLFLRDELNIKKEQTLKLQQEIDLLKSKLKKAN